The genomic DNA ATACCGCCGCGGCCCGGCCCGTTCGCCGACGGCTCCTCGGGGGGCTCCGTCTGTGACATCAGTTCCTCGCGGTGGTTCGGTCTCGTCGTCGTCTCGTCGTTGTTCCGTCTTCTTTCCGGCTACGGGGCACGCTACCTCCTGCCCCTGACACACCGGATCCCGCTGAACAGAACATGCAACCGGGTCCGGGGGTCCGTACGCAAATCCCGGGCGGGGCCGGTGGTGGGGAGGGGTGCACGGAGCGCGGGGCGGAAGGGGCGGCGGTGCACGGTGGGTAAAGGGGGTGCAAAGGGACGGCCCAAGGGGGCAGGTGGTCACGGAACGGGCAACCCGCTTGACCTCTCCTCTGCCTGAGGCAGACTTTCAGCATCAGGCAGGCACCCGGGGGAGATCCAGCATGACCGAGTACGGCGGCCAGGACGACTACGCCGGCCGATCCGTGGGGGGCGGCCGCTACCGGCTCCTCGACCTGCTGGGCACGGGCGGGATGGCCTCCGTCCACCTCGCCCACGACACGGTGCTCGACCGCCAGGTCGCGGTGAAGACGCTCCACACCGAACTGGGCCGCGAGGACTCGTTCCGCGAACGCTTCCGCCGCGAGGCCCAGGCCGTCGCCCGGCTGTCCCACCAGAACGTCGTCTCCGTCTTCGACACCGGCGAGGACCGCTTCGCGGGCGACGGCGGCGGGCCCGTGCCGTACATCGTCATGGAGTACGTCGAGGGCCGCCCGCTGCGCTCGGTGCTCGACGAGGACGTGGCCCGGTTCGGCGCGATGCCCACGGAGAAGGCGCTGCGGATCGTCTCGGACGTGCTGGCCGCGCTCGACGCCAGCCACGAGATGGGCCTCGTCCACCGCGACATCAAGCCGGGGAACGTCATGATGACGCGCCGCGAGCAGGTCAAGGTGATGGACTTCGGCATCGCCCGCGCCGTGCAGTCCGGCGTCACGTCGATGACGCAGACGGGCATGGTCGTCGGCACCCCGCAGTACCTCTCCCCGGAACAGGCCCTGGGCCGCGGCGTCGACGCCCGCTCCGACCTGTATTCGGTGGGCGTGTTGCTCTTCGAGCTGCTGACCGGCCGGCTGCCGTTCGACGCGGACTCGCCGCTGGCCATCGCCTACGCGCACGTGCAGGAGCCGCCGCCGGCGCCGTCGTCGATCAACATGACGGTGCCGCCGGTGGTCGACGCGCTGGTGGCGCGGGCGCTGGCGAAGAACCCCGACGAACGGTTCCGCAGCGCCGAGGAGATGCGCGAGGAGGTGCGCCGGGCGGGCGGCATGACGCCGCCGGGCGCGATGCCGTCCGTCATCGCGGGGGCGCACGCGCGCGACTCGGGCGCGGGCGTCGGCTCGGCGGTGTTCCCGCCGGTCAACCCGTACCACTCGCCGCCGCCCGGCACCCCCACCCCGTACCAGCCGATGCAGCAGCAGGGGTTCGGCCCGCCGCAGCAGCAACAGCAACAGCAGCCTCAGCACGGCGGGTACGCGACGCCCCAGCCGTACTCGCTCAGCCCGCAGGGCGGTCCCGGCGGTGGTCACGGCGGTGCGGGCGGCGGCAAGGGGAACCGGAACGTCGCGGTCATAGGACTGACCGTCGTCATCGCCGTCGCGGTGATCGCGGCCGCCATCATCGTCGTCGCGCTCAACGGCGGCGACGACGGCGAGCCCGAGGCCAAGCCGACCGGCCAGACGCAGCAGGACCCGAACTCGGACCCGAACTCGGACCCGGACTCCGACCCGACCGCCGACACCGGCGACGACACCGGCGGCGGGGGCGACGACGGCGGCAAGGGCGAGAACGAGATGATCCCGCCGGACCGCTCCCGCACGATCGACAAGACCCGCTGCACGGAGCCGATGACCGACCCCCAGAACGAGAAGCTGGTCCGGGTGCCGGACTTCACCTTCAAGGACTACCAGTCGGTGCGCGAGTGCCTGCGCGCCGCCCAGTGGTCGTACGAGGTGGACGAGGAGCCCGACGAGCTGTGGGGCAAGGACACCGTGCTGGAGCAGAACTTCGACGAGTACGACGACTATTTCGACCCGTCGAAGGACAAGCTGGAGCTGGTCATCGCGACGGGGTACAAGCAGTAGGTCCCCGTCCCACGAAGGACTACGGGCCGGTTCGTACCGCGGGTACGAACCGGCCCGTAGCCGTGTGGAGCCAGTGGCTTCCCCGTCAGAGGTACGGGCCGCCGCTGCGGCCGTGCTCCGGGCCCATCTCGCCCTGGTCCTCGCCGCCGAGGCCACCGCCGGCCGGCAGCGCCCGGCGCATCTGCTCCAACTGCGCCCGCGCGGCCATCTGCTGCGCGAACAGCGTCGTCTGGATGCCGTGGAAGAGCCCTTCGAGCCAGCCGACCAACTGCGCCTGCGCGATGCGGAGCTCCGCCTCCGTGGGCACCGTCTCGTCGGTGAACGGCAGCGTCAGCCGCTCCAGCTCGTCGATCAGGTCGGGCGCGAGGCCGTCCTCCAGCTCCTTCACGGAACTGGAGTGGATCTCCTTCAGCCGGGCGCGGCTCGCCTCGTCCAGGGGCGCGGCCCGCACCTCCTCCAGCAACTGCTTGATCATGCTGCCGATGCGCATGACCTTCGCCGGCTGCTCGACCTTGTCGGTCAGCGGGATCTCGCGGCCCTCCTCGTCCGCGCCGCCGTCGCCCGGCGCGACGGTCCCGCGTGCCATGCCGTCGGGTCCGACCACCACCACCTGGGGGGTCTCTGGCGGGCGCTCGTTGCTCGGAGTATTCATGGGGCCATTGTCGCGCACGAGCCCCGCGGCGGGGCTATCGGGATCTTGGGTGGCGGGGGCGGATCTGGTCCGGTCGGGTGTGGTCGCTGGTCGGAGGGCTGGACGGGCCGCCGTCCCGGCCGTCCGGCGGACGGCGGAGGTCCAGCATGTGGAAGACCTTGTCGTAGCGGCGCTCCCCGACGGCCACGAACCCCGGCAGCCTGCCGTACTCCGTGAAGCCCAGCGAGCGGTAGAGGCGCAGGGCGGCGTCGTTGTCGCCGCGGGCGTCGAGGGTCAGCACCTCGATGCCGGCGGCCCGCGCGTCGGCGACCAGCGCGGCGGCCAGCGCCCGGCCGGCCCCGCGGCCGTGCGCCTCGGCGGCCACCGCGAGCTTCTCCAGGTCGGCGTGCGGGCGGTGGGTGGGGCGGGCGTAGCGGAGCCAGTAGCCGAGGCCGAGGAGCCGGTCGCCGAGGTACGCGGCACGCAGCGCGGCGTCGCCGGCGCGGGCGGCGGCGGACACGTCGTCGAGGAGCGCGGCCACCTCGGCGGGGGACGGCGGCTCGACCCAGCCGAGGGCGGCACCGTCGCGGACGAGGGCGGCGAGGAGGCGGTGGGCGGCGGCGGGGAAGGCGGCGGCGAGGTGGGGGGTGGCGGTGAGGGCGGGGGCGGTGAGGAGGGTGGGTTCGTGCGTGCCGGGCGCGGGGGCCGGCGCTTGGGCGGGGGCCGGAGCGGCGGGGGGTGGGCCGGCGGGCGCGGGGTCAGGAGCGGCGGGGGTGGTGCGGTGGGGTGCGCCGGACTCGCTGCCGGGTGCGCCGGCCTGGGCGCTGCTGGGTTTCGCCGGGTCCATCCGGGCAGCGTAGTCGCCGGGTCGGCCGCGGCTGCGGGCCGCGGGCTGCGGGTTCAGCGGCGGCGGAGGCGGAGGGCGAAGTACGCCAGGCCCAGGCCGATGAGGGTCATGCCCGTGCCGAGGGGCAGGACGCGATCCGCCGTGCCGGAGCCGCGGCGCGGGACGCGTTCGGTGGCGTCGGCCTGGGCGTCCGGGACGAAGGTGAGGCTCTGCGCCGGGTCGGGGGTGTGGTCGGTGCCGGGGACCGGGGGGTTGCTGCTGCGGTACGGGGCGGGGGCGCGGGGAGGGCGGGGGCGGGTGTG from Streptomyces sp. CMB-StM0423 includes the following:
- a CDS encoding protein kinase domain-containing protein; amino-acid sequence: MTEYGGQDDYAGRSVGGGRYRLLDLLGTGGMASVHLAHDTVLDRQVAVKTLHTELGREDSFRERFRREAQAVARLSHQNVVSVFDTGEDRFAGDGGGPVPYIVMEYVEGRPLRSVLDEDVARFGAMPTEKALRIVSDVLAALDASHEMGLVHRDIKPGNVMMTRREQVKVMDFGIARAVQSGVTSMTQTGMVVGTPQYLSPEQALGRGVDARSDLYSVGVLLFELLTGRLPFDADSPLAIAYAHVQEPPPAPSSINMTVPPVVDALVARALAKNPDERFRSAEEMREEVRRAGGMTPPGAMPSVIAGAHARDSGAGVGSAVFPPVNPYHSPPPGTPTPYQPMQQQGFGPPQQQQQQQPQHGGYATPQPYSLSPQGGPGGGHGGAGGGKGNRNVAVIGLTVVIAVAVIAAAIIVVALNGGDDGEPEAKPTGQTQQDPNSDPNSDPDSDPTADTGDDTGGGGDDGGKGENEMIPPDRSRTIDKTRCTEPMTDPQNEKLVRVPDFTFKDYQSVRECLRAAQWSYEVDEEPDELWGKDTVLEQNFDEYDDYFDPSKDKLELVIATGYKQ
- a CDS encoding bacterial proteasome activator family protein — encoded protein: MNTPSNERPPETPQVVVVGPDGMARGTVAPGDGGADEEGREIPLTDKVEQPAKVMRIGSMIKQLLEEVRAAPLDEASRARLKEIHSSSVKELEDGLAPDLIDELERLTLPFTDETVPTEAELRIAQAQLVGWLEGLFHGIQTTLFAQQMAARAQLEQMRRALPAGGGLGGEDQGEMGPEHGRSGGPYL